The following proteins come from a genomic window of Rhizobium sp. 007:
- a CDS encoding precorrin-8X methylmutase has protein sequence MPDYDYIRSGEAIYERSFAIIRGEADLSRFSPEEAEIAVRMIHACGLVEAATHFDFSADFVFAARGALKKGAPIFCDAEMVAHGITRARLPEKNDVICTLRDPRTPEMAEASGNTRSAAAIDLWVDRLAGSVVAIGNAPTALFHLLELLRGGAPKPAAIIGMPVGFVGAAESKDALAENSYGVPFAIVRGRLGGSAMTAAAINALARSGL, from the coding sequence TACGATTATATCCGCAGCGGCGAGGCGATCTACGAGCGCTCCTTTGCGATTATCCGCGGCGAAGCGGACCTCTCGCGCTTTTCGCCGGAAGAGGCCGAGATTGCCGTGCGCATGATCCATGCATGCGGGCTGGTCGAAGCCGCCACACATTTCGACTTCTCTGCGGATTTCGTCTTTGCAGCGCGCGGCGCGCTCAAAAAAGGCGCACCGATCTTCTGCGACGCAGAGATGGTGGCTCATGGCATCACACGCGCCAGGCTGCCAGAAAAGAACGACGTGATCTGCACTCTGCGCGACCCGCGCACCCCCGAAATGGCAGAAGCAAGCGGCAACACACGTTCGGCGGCGGCCATCGACCTTTGGGTCGACCGTCTGGCCGGCAGCGTTGTCGCGATAGGCAATGCTCCAACGGCACTTTTCCACCTTCTTGAACTGCTGCGCGGCGGCGCACCAAAGCCGGCTGCCATCATCGGCATGCCGGTCGGCTTCGTCGGTGCGGCAGAATCCAAGGACGCGTTGGCGGAAAATTCTTATGGCGTGCCCTTTGCGATCGTTCGCGGCCGCCTGGGCGGCAGTGCAATGACGGCGGCCGCAATCAACGCGCTGGCGAGGTCGGGACTATGA
- a CDS encoding precorrin-2 C(20)-methyltransferase, with product MSRPSRLIGVGTGPGDPDLLTIKAKKAIEAADVIAYFAKQGRAGNGRAVVQHLIGPETELLPLYYPVTTEIEKSEALYQSQITAFYNDSAAVVAAYLDAGKTVAVLSEGDPMFYGSYMHLHVRLADRYPTEVIPGISAMSGCWSLAGMPIVQGDDVLSVLPGTMAEAELTRRLGDTQAAVIMKVGRNLPKIRRALEAAGRLGQAVYVERGTMANAAMLKLAERPEGDAPYFSLVLVPGWEANR from the coding sequence ATGAGCAGACCCAGCCGTCTGATCGGCGTCGGCACGGGTCCAGGCGACCCGGATCTGCTGACCATCAAGGCAAAGAAGGCGATCGAAGCTGCGGACGTCATTGCCTATTTCGCCAAACAGGGCAGGGCCGGCAACGGCCGAGCGGTCGTCCAGCACCTGATCGGTCCCGAGACAGAACTGCTGCCGCTCTACTATCCGGTTACCACTGAAATCGAAAAGAGCGAAGCGCTCTATCAAAGCCAGATCACCGCCTTCTACAATGATTCTGCAGCCGTGGTCGCAGCCTACCTCGATGCCGGAAAAACCGTTGCGGTCCTCAGCGAAGGCGATCCGATGTTCTACGGATCTTATATGCACCTGCATGTGCGCCTCGCCGATCGCTATCCGACCGAGGTGATCCCGGGCATCAGCGCCATGTCCGGTTGCTGGTCGCTTGCCGGCATGCCGATCGTCCAAGGTGACGATGTGCTTTCCGTTCTGCCGGGCACCATGGCGGAAGCGGAACTGACGCGGCGGCTTGGCGATACCCAGGCAGCCGTCATTATGAAGGTCGGCCGCAATCTTCCGAAGATCCGCCGCGCTCTTGAAGCGGCAGGGCGTCTCGGCCAAGCCGTCTATGTCGAGCGTGGGACGATGGCGAATGCCGCCATGCTGAAGCTTGCGGAACGGCCGGAGGGTGACGCGCCGTATTTCTCGCTGGTGCTGGTGCCAGGCTGGGAGGCAAACCGATGA
- a CDS encoding precorrin-3B C(17)-methyltransferase — protein sequence MSGILFVIGTGPGNPEQMTPEAHSAVSASTDFFGYGPYLDRLQLGAHQNRHPSDNREEMRRAGDALTMAAGGRKVCIVSGGDPGVFAMASAVCEAIDTGPAEWRSVELVVVPGITAMLAVAARVGAPLGHDFCAISLSDNLKSWEIIEKRLTLAAKAGFVIALYNPISKARPWQLGKAFELLRAHLPRQTPVIFGRAAGRPDERIIIQPLGDAHASVADMATCIIIGSPETRIISGGGRPELVYTPRSMAGGNK from the coding sequence ATGAGTGGAATCCTGTTTGTCATTGGCACCGGTCCTGGCAACCCAGAGCAGATGACGCCGGAAGCGCATTCAGCCGTTTCGGCATCGACCGATTTCTTCGGCTATGGTCCCTATCTCGACCGGCTGCAGCTCGGCGCCCATCAAAACCGTCATCCCTCTGACAATCGCGAGGAGATGAGGCGAGCAGGGGATGCTTTGACGATGGCGGCAGGCGGCCGCAAGGTCTGTATCGTCTCCGGCGGCGATCCCGGTGTTTTCGCCATGGCCTCGGCAGTCTGCGAGGCAATCGACACAGGTCCGGCGGAGTGGCGTTCCGTCGAGCTGGTCGTCGTTCCGGGCATTACCGCAATGCTTGCGGTTGCAGCGCGTGTCGGCGCCCCGCTCGGCCACGATTTCTGCGCGATCTCGCTTTCGGATAACCTCAAATCCTGGGAGATCATCGAAAAGCGCCTGACATTGGCTGCAAAGGCGGGCTTCGTGATTGCGCTTTACAATCCAATCAGCAAAGCGCGGCCCTGGCAGCTCGGCAAGGCCTTTGAACTGCTGCGCGCACATCTGCCGCGGCAGACGCCGGTGATCTTCGGCCGCGCCGCCGGACGTCCCGATGAGCGGATCATCATTCAGCCGCTCGGTGACGCCCACGCTTCGGTGGCGGATATGGCGACCTGCATCATCATCGGGTCGCCGGAAACACGGATTATTTCCGGCGGCGGCAGGCCCGAACTCGTCTATACCCCCCGTTCCATGGCGGGAGGAAACAAGTGA
- a CDS encoding cobalt-precorrin-6A reductase yields MAKIRVLILGGTSEARALAQMLSKKAGFDILLSLAGRTEKPSIQPVPVRIGGFGGAEGLASFLRDGGFDLLVDATHPFAARISTNAFAAARLSKIAALALRRPEWIERPGDIWTASRNIPQAIAALGPAARRVFLAIGRQEAHYAEAAAHHFYLVRSVDPVTPPLNIANVEYILDRGPFDVDGEAALLASHRIDAIVAKNSGGAATYAKIEAARHLGIEVFMIARAPAPAMRAVETVEKALGVIGHLFPPAMERGV; encoded by the coding sequence ATGGCAAAAATCCGCGTGCTGATACTGGGCGGAACGAGCGAAGCGCGCGCTTTGGCGCAGATGCTCTCCAAGAAGGCCGGGTTTGACATCCTGCTGTCTTTGGCCGGCCGCACAGAAAAACCGTCCATCCAGCCTGTTCCCGTCCGTATTGGCGGTTTCGGCGGAGCTGAGGGGCTTGCTTCTTTTCTGCGCGACGGAGGATTTGACCTTCTCGTCGATGCGACACATCCCTTTGCCGCCCGCATCTCCACCAATGCCTTCGCCGCAGCACGACTTTCCAAAATTGCGGCACTTGCCCTTCGCCGGCCCGAATGGATCGAGAGGCCGGGCGACATATGGACCGCGAGCAGAAACATCCCGCAGGCAATCGCCGCGCTTGGGCCTGCCGCCCGCCGCGTCTTCCTGGCGATCGGGCGTCAGGAGGCGCACTATGCCGAGGCGGCGGCACATCATTTCTATCTCGTTCGTAGCGTCGACCCCGTCACCCCGCCGCTCAATATTGCGAACGTCGAATATATTCTCGATCGCGGCCCCTTCGATGTGGACGGCGAGGCCGCGCTTCTTGCCTCTCACCGCATCGATGCGATCGTTGCCAAAAATAGCGGCGGCGCGGCGACCTACGCGAAAATCGAGGCGGCTCGCCATCTCGGCATTGAAGTCTTCATGATCGCCCGTGCGCCCGCGCCTGCCATGAGAGCGGTCGAAACCGTCGAGAAAGCGCTCGGCGTGATCGGTCACTTGTTTCCTCCCGCCATGGAACGGGGGGTATAG
- the cbiE gene encoding precorrin-6y C5,15-methyltransferase (decarboxylating) subunit CbiE — MSDMPSHTPKPWLTIIGIGEDGPEGLGDHAKRLILAAPVVFGGERHHALMDNLIAGERLVWQSPFEKSIDAILRRRGTPVVVLASGDPFLFGVGATLSRHVNAEEMRTIPAPSAFSMAASRLGWPLQETACLSLHGRSIQLIRPHLHSGRRIIALTSDGKGPEELAVLLSNSGFGHSRITVLEALGGARERILSTSAEDFQFRDIDPLNVCAVEVKAGKEARVLPFATGLDDELFEHDGQITKREIRALTLSALAPRHGELLWDIGAGSGSIGIEWMLCDPSLKTVAIEQSPDRVSRIARNASAFGVPGLAVVEGTAPAALSGLPEPDAIFVGGGGSEPGVMDVAIVSLKSGGRLVANAVTLEMEAVLLAEQARRGGFLTRIEISRAGPLGAMSGWRPAMPVVQWRWIKD; from the coding sequence ATGTCTGATATGCCTAGCCACACCCCGAAACCCTGGCTAACCATTATCGGTATCGGCGAGGATGGTCCAGAAGGACTTGGCGATCACGCCAAGCGGCTTATCCTGGCCGCGCCCGTCGTCTTCGGCGGCGAACGGCACCATGCGCTGATGGATAATCTGATTGCCGGCGAGCGGCTCGTCTGGCAAAGCCCCTTTGAGAAGTCGATCGATGCGATCCTTAGGCGGCGCGGCACACCGGTCGTCGTACTCGCTTCCGGTGACCCATTTCTTTTTGGTGTCGGCGCGACACTCTCGCGGCATGTGAATGCTGAGGAGATGCGCACCATTCCAGCTCCGTCGGCCTTCAGCATGGCCGCGTCGCGTCTCGGCTGGCCCTTGCAGGAAACCGCCTGCCTCTCGCTTCATGGCCGTTCCATCCAACTCATCCGCCCGCATCTTCATTCCGGACGGCGCATTATTGCGCTGACTTCCGACGGGAAGGGGCCCGAGGAACTGGCTGTGCTGCTGTCAAACAGCGGCTTCGGCCATTCCCGCATAACTGTTCTGGAGGCGCTCGGCGGCGCGCGCGAGCGTATCCTCAGCACGTCTGCAGAAGACTTCCAGTTTAGAGATATCGACCCTCTCAATGTCTGCGCCGTCGAGGTTAAGGCAGGAAAAGAAGCTCGCGTCCTGCCTTTTGCCACCGGCCTGGACGACGAACTCTTTGAACACGACGGGCAGATCACCAAGCGTGAAATCCGCGCTCTGACGCTGTCGGCACTTGCGCCGCGCCATGGGGAACTGCTGTGGGATATCGGGGCCGGCTCAGGTTCGATCGGCATCGAGTGGATGCTCTGCGACCCATCACTGAAGACGGTCGCCATCGAGCAATCGCCAGATCGCGTCAGCCGGATCGCGCGCAATGCTTCTGCGTTCGGCGTGCCGGGCCTTGCCGTTGTCGAGGGAACAGCCCCTGCGGCATTGAGTGGATTGCCGGAACCTGACGCCATATTTGTTGGCGGAGGCGGCAGCGAACCGGGCGTCATGGATGTCGCAATCGTCTCGCTCAAAAGCGGCGGGCGCCTTGTCGCCAACGCGGTGACACTGGAAATGGAGGCCGTGCTGCTTGCCGAACAAGCCAGGCGCGGCGGTTTTCTGACAAGGATCGAGATTTCCCGAGCCGGCCCCCTCGGCGCAATGAGCGGCTGGCGCCCGGCAATGCCCGTGGTGCAATGGCGCTGGATCAAGGACTAA
- the cobM gene encoding precorrin-4 C(11)-methyltransferase: MTVHFIGAGPGAADLITVRGRDLIGRCPVCLYAGSIVSPELLKYCPPDARVIDTAPMSLDEIEAEYLRAANAGEDVARLHSGDLSVWSAVAEQVRRLQKHGIAYTMTPGVPAFAAAASALGRELTIPAVAQSLVLTRVSGRASPMPNEETLARFGATGSTLAIHLAIHALGQVVEELTPLYGADCPVAIVVKASWPDERVLHGTLADIEARVAIEPIERTAIIFVGPTLAARDFRESALYDAAYQRRFRGRQ; this comes from the coding sequence ATGACGGTTCACTTCATCGGAGCAGGCCCAGGTGCAGCCGATCTCATCACCGTTCGCGGCCGCGACCTCATTGGCAGATGCCCTGTATGCCTTTATGCCGGATCGATCGTATCCCCGGAACTGCTCAAATATTGCCCGCCGGATGCGCGCGTCATCGATACCGCGCCGATGTCGCTCGATGAGATCGAGGCGGAATATCTGCGTGCGGCCAACGCCGGGGAGGATGTAGCTCGTCTGCACTCCGGCGATCTTTCCGTCTGGAGCGCGGTTGCTGAGCAGGTTCGGCGCCTTCAAAAGCATGGCATCGCCTACACGATGACACCGGGCGTTCCGGCCTTTGCTGCTGCGGCCTCCGCACTTGGCCGGGAACTGACAATTCCGGCCGTTGCCCAGAGCCTGGTGCTGACCCGCGTCTCGGGCCGCGCTTCGCCGATGCCGAATGAAGAAACGCTTGCCAGGTTTGGCGCAACGGGTTCGACGCTTGCAATCCATCTGGCAATTCATGCACTCGGCCAGGTCGTCGAAGAACTGACACCGCTTTATGGCGCTGATTGTCCTGTTGCGATCGTCGTCAAAGCCTCCTGGCCGGACGAGCGCGTCCTGCATGGCACGCTTGCTGACATCGAGGCGAGGGTCGCCATCGAGCCGATCGAGCGCACGGCGATCATCTTCGTCGGTCCAACGCTTGCTGCCCGCGATTTTCGCGAAAGCGCCCTTTACGACGCCGCCTATCAGCGGCGGTTCAGGGGCAGACAATAG
- a CDS encoding HutD family protein: MQILRAANHRRMPWKNGGGETVEVAVSPQGATLGDFDWRVSMATVAFDGPFSIFPGIDRTLSILSGSGMTLEIDGHEPVLLAQQSPPFAFAADIAVTAQLIAGPITDLNVMTRRDAFMHKVERLHIERSWSGSLPAAISLVLCHEGEAAFELAEESGMIYAGDVLMIEAHCRASLTLAGAATCYLISITAV, from the coding sequence ATGCAGATCCTTCGCGCGGCCAATCACCGGCGCATGCCGTGGAAGAACGGCGGCGGCGAGACAGTGGAGGTGGCCGTTTCGCCGCAAGGTGCAACCCTCGGCGATTTCGACTGGCGGGTCAGCATGGCCACGGTTGCTTTCGATGGACCGTTTTCGATCTTTCCCGGCATCGACCGCACACTTTCAATCCTGTCCGGCAGTGGCATGACGCTGGAGATCGATGGGCATGAGCCTGTGCTCTTGGCGCAGCAGAGCCCGCCATTTGCTTTTGCAGCCGACATTGCCGTGACGGCACAGCTTATCGCGGGGCCGATCACCGACCTCAATGTCATGACGCGGCGCGACGCCTTTATGCACAAGGTCGAAAGGCTGCATATCGAGCGGAGTTGGAGCGGCTCTCTACCGGCCGCAATATCGCTTGTGCTGTGTCACGAAGGCGAAGCAGCATTCGAATTGGCCGAAGAAAGCGGCATGATATATGCCGGCGACGTATTGATGATCGAGGCTCATTGCCGCGCCTCTTTGACGCTTGCTGGTGCCGCCACCTGCTATTTGATCAGCATCACAGCCGTCTGA
- the hutU gene encoding urocanate hydratase gives MSNPRHNIREIRAPRGPELNAKSWMTEAPLRMLMNNLDPDVAENPNELVVYGGIGRAARTWEDFDRIVATLKTLTEDETLLVQSGKPVGVFRTHKDAPRVLIANSNLVPHWATWDHFNELDKKGLAMYGQMTAGSWIYIGTQGIVQGTYETFVEAGRQHYGGNLKGKWILTGGLGGMGGAQPLAAVMAGACCLAVECNPDSIDFRLRTRYLDAKAETLDEALEMIGGWTKAGEARSVGLLGNAAEILPEMVRRGIRPDIVTDQTSAHDPINGYLPKGWTIAQWKAMRESDPKAVERAARASMREHVEAMIAFWDAGIPTLDYGNNIRQVAQDEGLENAFAFPGFVPAYIRPLFCRGIGPFRWAALSGDPEDIYRTDAKVKELLPDNKHLHNWLDMARARIAFQGLPARICWVGLGDRHRLGLAFNEMVKSGELKAPIVIGRDHLDSGSVASPNRETEAMKDGSDAVSDWPLLNALLNTASGATWVSLHHGGGVGMGYSQHSGMVICCDGTDDAARRIERVLWNDPATGVMRHADAGYDIALDCAKEKGLRLPGILGD, from the coding sequence ATGAGCAATCCCCGTCACAACATCCGCGAAATCCGGGCACCTCGCGGACCGGAGCTCAATGCCAAGAGCTGGATGACCGAAGCGCCGCTTCGCATGCTGATGAACAATCTAGATCCAGATGTGGCGGAAAATCCGAACGAACTCGTCGTCTATGGCGGCATCGGCCGCGCCGCCCGCACCTGGGAGGATTTCGACCGCATCGTCGCGACGTTGAAGACGCTTACCGAAGACGAGACGCTTCTGGTGCAGTCCGGCAAGCCGGTCGGCGTCTTCCGCACACACAAGGATGCACCGCGCGTCCTGATCGCCAATTCCAACCTCGTGCCGCACTGGGCGACTTGGGACCACTTCAACGAGCTCGATAAGAAGGGCTTGGCGATGTATGGTCAGATGACGGCAGGCTCATGGATCTATATCGGCACACAAGGCATCGTCCAGGGGACCTATGAAACCTTTGTCGAGGCGGGCCGGCAGCATTATGGCGGCAACCTCAAGGGCAAATGGATTTTGACCGGTGGCCTTGGCGGCATGGGTGGCGCGCAGCCCCTCGCTGCCGTCATGGCAGGTGCCTGCTGCCTTGCCGTCGAGTGCAATCCGGACTCGATCGATTTCCGCTTGCGTACCCGATATCTCGATGCCAAGGCCGAAACGTTGGACGAAGCCCTCGAGATGATCGGCGGCTGGACAAAGGCAGGCGAAGCCAGATCGGTCGGTCTTCTCGGCAACGCCGCCGAAATCCTGCCTGAAATGGTCCGCCGCGGCATCCGCCCGGATATTGTCACCGACCAAACGTCAGCGCACGACCCGATCAACGGCTATCTACCGAAAGGATGGACGATCGCGCAATGGAAAGCGATGCGCGAAAGCGATCCGAAGGCTGTCGAAAGAGCGGCTCGCGCATCTATGCGCGAGCATGTCGAAGCGATGATCGCATTCTGGGATGCAGGTATTCCGACGCTCGATTACGGCAACAATATCCGGCAGGTTGCTCAAGATGAGGGTCTCGAAAACGCCTTCGCTTTCCCCGGCTTTGTACCTGCCTATATCCGCCCGCTCTTTTGCCGCGGCATCGGTCCCTTTCGCTGGGCAGCACTCTCGGGCGATCCGGAGGATATCTACAGGACCGACGCCAAGGTGAAGGAATTGCTGCCGGACAACAAGCACCTGCACAACTGGCTGGACATGGCCCGCGCGCGTATCGCCTTCCAGGGTCTGCCGGCGCGCATCTGCTGGGTCGGCCTTGGCGACCGCCATCGTCTCGGCCTTGCCTTCAACGAGATGGTGAAGAGCGGCGAGTTGAAGGCGCCGATCGTGATCGGCCGCGACCACCTCGATTCCGGCTCGGTTGCATCACCGAACCGCGAGACGGAAGCGATGAAGGATGGTTCTGATGCCGTCTCCGACTGGCCGCTGTTGAACGCTCTTTTGAACACCGCCTCCGGCGCAACTTGGGTTTCGCTCCATCACGGCGGCGGCGTCGGCATGGGCTATTCGCAGCATTCAGGCATGGTCATCTGCTGCGACGGCACCGACGATGCGGCGCGCCGCATCGAACGCGTGCTTTGGAACGACCCGGCAACCGGCGTCATGCGCCATGCCGACGCGGGCTACGATATCGCGCTTGATTGTGCCAAGGAGAAGGGGCTAAGGCTGCCGGGGATCTTGGGGGATTGA
- the hutH gene encoding histidine ammonia-lyase, producing the protein MTIILHPGSVSLKQLEKIYWTGEPAELDPAFDAGIKKAAARIAEIAAGNAPVYGINTGFGKLASIKIDSADVATLQRNLILSHCCGVGAPLPENIVRLVMALKLVSLGRGASGVRLELVRLIEAMLDKGVIPVIPEKGSVGASGDLAPLAHLAAVMMGEAEAYFKGERLPGAEALNKAGLTPVVLAAKEGLALINGTQTSTALTLAGLFRAHRAAHAALITGAMSTDAAMGSSAPFHPDIHTLRGHRGQIDTAAALRALLEGSVIRESHIEGDERVQDPYCIRCQPQVDGACLDLLRSVARTLEIEANAVTDNPLVLSDNSVVSGGNFHAEPIAFAADQIALAVCEVGAISQRRIALLVDPALSYGLPAFLAKKPGLNSGLMIAEVTSAALMSENKQMSHPASVDSTPTSANQEDHVSMACHGARRLLQMTENLFGIIGIEALTAAQGVELRTPLATSPELQKAIAAIRNVVPTLEVDRYMAGDLQAVSELVATGVLNASVSENILPSLEI; encoded by the coding sequence TTGACCATCATTCTCCACCCAGGCTCCGTTTCGCTGAAACAGCTGGAAAAAATTTACTGGACCGGCGAACCGGCAGAACTCGATCCCGCATTTGATGCCGGCATAAAGAAGGCGGCGGCGCGCATAGCAGAGATCGCCGCCGGCAATGCGCCCGTCTACGGCATCAATACCGGCTTCGGAAAACTCGCTTCGATTAAGATCGACAGTGCCGATGTCGCCACACTTCAACGCAATCTCATCCTCTCGCATTGCTGCGGTGTGGGCGCGCCGCTACCCGAAAATATCGTGCGTCTCGTCATGGCGCTGAAGCTCGTCTCACTCGGTCGCGGCGCCTCCGGCGTGCGACTGGAACTGGTGCGGCTGATCGAAGCAATGCTCGACAAGGGCGTCATACCGGTCATTCCGGAAAAAGGTTCCGTCGGCGCCTCGGGCGATCTTGCGCCGCTTGCGCATCTGGCGGCCGTGATGATGGGAGAGGCCGAAGCCTACTTCAAAGGCGAGCGGCTTCCAGGCGCGGAAGCCTTGAACAAGGCGGGCCTTACGCCGGTCGTTCTCGCCGCAAAAGAAGGCCTTGCGCTGATCAACGGCACGCAGACCTCGACCGCACTTACACTTGCCGGCCTATTTCGTGCGCATCGTGCCGCCCATGCGGCCCTGATCACCGGCGCCATGTCCACCGATGCGGCCATGGGCTCTTCGGCACCGTTCCATCCGGATATCCACACGCTTCGCGGTCATCGCGGCCAGATCGATACGGCCGCGGCTTTGCGGGCGCTGCTTGAAGGCTCCGTTATCCGTGAAAGCCATATTGAGGGCGACGAGCGCGTGCAGGATCCCTATTGCATTCGTTGTCAGCCGCAAGTCGATGGCGCCTGCCTCGATCTTCTCCGGTCGGTCGCACGCACGCTCGAAATCGAAGCCAATGCAGTGACCGACAATCCGTTGGTGCTTTCCGACAACTCCGTCGTTTCCGGCGGCAACTTCCATGCGGAGCCGATCGCCTTCGCTGCCGATCAGATCGCGCTTGCGGTCTGCGAGGTCGGTGCAATTTCGCAGCGCCGCATCGCGCTGCTCGTCGATCCGGCTCTATCTTACGGGCTTCCAGCCTTCCTCGCCAAGAAGCCAGGGCTCAATTCCGGTCTGATGATTGCGGAGGTCACCTCTGCCGCGCTGATGTCCGAAAACAAGCAGATGTCGCATCCAGCTTCCGTCGACTCGACGCCGACTTCGGCGAACCAGGAAGACCATGTTTCCATGGCCTGCCATGGCGCACGCCGTCTGTTGCAGATGACCGAAAACCTCTTCGGCATCATCGGCATCGAGGCATTGACGGCCGCACAAGGCGTAGAATTGCGCACACCGCTTGCGACCAGCCCTGAACTGCAAAAGGCGATCGCTGCCATCCGCAATGTGGTACCGACGCTGGAGGTCGATCGCTACATGGCGGGCGACCTGCAAGCCGTCAGCGAACTTGTTGCAACCGGCGTATTGAACGCGTCCGTTTCCGAAAACATCCTTCCGTCCCTGGAGATCTGA
- the hutI gene encoding imidazolonepropionase — translation MSGNNLFTRQQRPNLWRNGRLATLDPGKPGLGIVEKGAIVTENGRIRYAGPEGELPVSVIERAEIIDLEGRWVTPGLVDCHTHIVHGGNRAREFEMRLDGATYEEIARAGGGIVSSVKATNALSVEGLVQASLPRLDTLLCEGVTTIEIKSGYGLSIAGEVKMLEAARVLGSMRPVRVKTSYLGAHATPAEYKDRNSDYIAEIVLPALEEAHGKGLVDAVDGFCEGIAFSTEEIGLVFDRAEALGLPVKLHAEQLSNLGGAALAAEYGALSADHLEYLDDDGVVAMAAAGTVAVLLPGAFYSINEKQKPPVKALRAAGVPIAVATDCNPGTSPLTSLLLTMNMSATLFGLTVEECIGGATREGARALGLIAETGTIQAEKSADLAIWEIESLAELVYRIGFNPLFARVFKGERIDR, via the coding sequence ATGAGCGGGAACAATCTTTTTACGCGGCAGCAGAGACCGAACCTCTGGCGAAATGGCCGGCTCGCGACGCTCGATCCGGGTAAGCCGGGGCTGGGTATTGTTGAAAAAGGCGCGATCGTCACGGAAAACGGCCGAATCCGCTATGCCGGCCCGGAGGGCGAATTGCCGGTTTCCGTCATCGAACGTGCCGAAATCATCGACCTTGAGGGCCGCTGGGTGACGCCGGGGCTCGTCGATTGCCACACCCACATCGTTCATGGCGGCAACCGGGCGCGCGAATTCGAAATGCGCCTTGACGGCGCGACCTATGAAGAGATTGCCCGCGCTGGCGGCGGCATCGTCTCCTCGGTCAAGGCGACGAATGCGCTTTCAGTCGAAGGCCTTGTGCAAGCTTCCCTGCCCCGCCTCGATACGTTGCTTTGCGAAGGGGTGACGACGATCGAGATCAAGTCGGGCTACGGCCTCAGCATCGCTGGCGAAGTGAAGATGCTGGAGGCCGCCCGTGTTCTCGGCAGTATGCGGCCAGTGCGCGTCAAGACGAGCTATCTCGGCGCCCATGCGACACCCGCCGAATACAAGGACCGCAATAGCGACTATATAGCCGAAATCGTGCTGCCCGCGCTCGAAGAGGCACACGGCAAAGGCCTTGTCGATGCCGTCGATGGGTTCTGCGAAGGCATCGCCTTCTCAACGGAAGAGATCGGCCTTGTCTTTGATCGCGCCGAGGCGCTTGGCCTTCCGGTGAAGCTGCATGCCGAGCAGTTGTCCAATCTCGGCGGAGCTGCACTTGCCGCTGAGTATGGTGCGCTTTCAGCGGATCATCTCGAATATCTCGACGATGACGGCGTGGTCGCCATGGCGGCAGCCGGAACCGTCGCGGTGCTGCTGCCCGGCGCATTCTATTCCATCAACGAAAAACAGAAACCACCCGTGAAGGCGCTGCGCGCCGCCGGTGTTCCGATCGCGGTCGCGACGGATTGTAACCCAGGCACATCACCTCTCACCTCCCTGCTTTTGACGATGAATATGTCGGCGACGCTCTTCGGCCTAACGGTTGAGGAGTGTATTGGAGGGGCCACACGTGAAGGCGCTCGCGCACTCGGCCTTATTGCCGAAACGGGAACAATACAGGCCGAAAAATCCGCCGATCTTGCCATCTGGGAGATCGAGAGCCTGGCCGAACTTGTCTATCGCATCGGCTTCAACCCGCTCTTTGCGCGTGTCTTCAAGGGCGAAAGGATCGACCGTTGA